A segment of the Actinomycetes bacterium genome:
TCGTGGGTGACCGTCATCGACGGCTTCTTCGTGCTCTCCGGCTTCCTGATCACCACGCTGTTGATACAGGAGCATCGCAGCACCGGCACCATCGGCCTGCGGGCGTTCTACTGGCGCCGCGGCCTGCGCCTGTTCCCATCCGTATGGCTGTTCGTCGCCGTCTGGCTGGTGATCGGCATCGGCATCTCGGTCGCCCGCGCAGTGGGGGCGCCGATCCCCGACGAGATCCCAGGTCTGACCGACATCCTCGCCGACGGCGCCGCGGCGGTCGGCTACGTCTACCACCTGTTCTTCCCCAACGGGCTCTATGTGATCGACCCCACGGCCCAGAACGACCGCACGATGTGGCACCTGTGGACCCTCGGCATGGAGGAGTGGTTCTACCTCGGCATCGCAGGCACAGTGCTCGTCTGCGTCAAGAAGGACTGGATGAAGCAGCTCGGCGTCGTGCTCGGGGTTGTGTTCGTCGGCATCGCCATCGCCCGCTGGTTCGCCTACACCGGGTTCTTCCAGGATGACGAGAACATGATCGCCGGTGTGCGGATGTTCTTCCTGCAGCGGCCGGACTCACTCATGCTCGGTGTGCTCGTGGCGATCATCAACGCCTACGTCCCGGAGCGAACCACCGACCGGCATGCGCGATGGCTCATGTGGATGGGCACATTCGGCCTGGCGCTCTGGATCCTTATGCTCAACACGTCGAGTGGTGCGGTCCAGAAGCTGGGTGGCCCGTACTTCGAGTACCTGCCTGCCGGTCCGGAGGAGTTCAACCGTCCCGACATGCTCGCGACCACCTACTGGTTCCGCTTCGGGCACACCCTGGGTGCACTCGGATTCGCGCTGTGTCTGTTCTGTCTGGCCCGCTACCGCCACTGGTGGGTGTCCAAGGCGTGGTCGATGAACTGGATGCAGTGGATGGGCCAGCGCTCCTACACGATCTACATCTGGCACGCCCTGCCGTTCCTGGTGATCATGGGCCTCACCGGAGGTGAGGACGCGCCGCTGAGTATGCAGTTGCTGCGACTGCCGTTCATGGCCGCGGCCACGATCCTCATCAGCGTTCTCGTGTACAACAAGGTCGAGATGAGGGTGATGAAGTCGAAACTCCGCTTCACCGGCGACAAGCTCTCCAAGACGGCGGTGCTGGCCGCCCAGGCCGACCTTAGGAAGGCCGAGCCGCAGGACTTCAGCGACGACGCCGGCGATGGCACGTCCGATCCCGAGGTAGGCCAGTCCTCGAAAGCCGATGAAGTGGTCGATATCCGTCCCGACGACGGGGAAACGGTGGACGCGTCCTCCGGGGACAACCCGCAGGGTTGAGCGGCTGCGGGCTCAGTCGCAGCGGACCTCGCGCCGAGAACGGCACCGGCTCCACCCCGAAAGGTGGAGCCGGTCAGACAGAGGCGCGGCTCTGGGTCAGCTCAGGGTCTCGAGAAGCTTCTTGAGCTCGCCCGAGGGATCCTCGGGCACGATGTAGCCGGTCTCGTCGCGAATCTGTTCGAAGTTGTCGCGCACGTCCTCGACACTGTGGCCCTCGGAGTACCAACCAGGGGTGAGTCCGATGAAGTACCGGGCGACGACGCCGCCGGCCACGGAGTAGACCTCGCCGTTGACCGGGCAGTCCTCGTGGGCGAGGTACACGACGGTCGGCGTGACCTCGGAGGGCTCGAGCTTGTCGCCGAGCGGGCCCAGCAGGTCCTCGGTCATGCGGGTCTTGGCGACCGGAGCGATGGCGTTGACCCTGATGCCCTTGGCCTTGCCCTCGTTGGCGAGCACGCGGGTGAAGCCCACGAGACCGAGCTTGGCAGCGCCGTAGTTGGCCTGGCCAAAGTTGCCGAGTAGGCCGGAGTTGGAGCTGGTGTTGACGACGCGGCCGTAGCCCTTGTCGCGCATGATTCCCCAGGCCGGCTGGGTGACGTAGAAAGCTCCGAGCAGATGCACGGCGATTACCGGCTCGAGCAGTTCCGGGGTCATGTTGTGGAAGGTCTTGTCGCGCAGGATGCCTGCGTTGTTGATCACGATGTCGATCGTGTCGTAGGCGTCGAGTGCGGTCTGCACGACGGCTTTGCCGCCCTCCGGTGTGGCCACCGAGTTGTGGTCTGCCACGGCCTCGCCGCCAGCAGCCTCGATCTCGTCCACGACCTTCTGGGCCGCCGAGTCGCTCCCGCCGGAGCCGTCGACTGCGCCGCCCAGGTCGTTCACGACCACCCGTGCTCCGCGGCGTGCCAGCTCCAGCGCGTGGGACTTGCCGAGGCCGCCACCTGCGCCGGTCACGATTGCCACCTGGCCCTCGAATCCGAGATCAGACATCAGTTCTCCTCCATGGGGGAGTTGTGCCGGCCCCCGTCGACCGGTCGTTGACCCGCCACGCTACGGCTGCCGCCCTTGCCGGGGCCAACCGGTGCCGGTGGCGGCTCAGTCGGCGTCGATGCCGAGGGAGTCGAGGGCATAGGCCTTCATGCGCTTGTAGTCGACCTTGGCGTTGGGGGCGCGTCCGATCGTGTCGATCGTGAGAACCGTCTTGGGCGCCTTGTAGTGGGCGAGGTGGTCCTTGACGTGGCTGATCAGGGCGCCGGGATCGATGTCGCCGTCAGCCGGCTCCACCACGGCTGTGATCGCCTCGCCGAACTTCTCGTCGGGCACGCCCACCACCACGGCGTCGGCAACCGACTCGTGGACCTTCAGGGCCTCCTCGACCTCCTCGGGGAACACCTTCTCGCCGCCGGTGTTGATGCACACCGAGCCGCGCCCGAGCAACGTGATGGAGCCGTCGGCCTCGACGGTGGCGTAGTCGCCGGGCATCGAGTAGCGCACACCGTCGTGTTCGATGAAGGTGGCGGCGGACTTATCGGGGTCCTTGTAGTAGCCGATCGGGACATGGCCGGGTACCGCCACCCTCCCCTTGACGCCGGAACCCGCTTCGACCGGGTTGCCGTCTTCGTCGAACACCGCAGCGTTGGAACCGAGGGCGAAGTGTGCGGTCTTCTCCTCGGCGCCGGCCGCGGAGATGGATTGGCCCATGCCGAGCGCCTCCGATGACGAGAACGAGTCGATCAGCAGCATTGTCGGGTGGTGTTCCAGCAGGCCCTTCTTCGCCCCTTCGCTCCACATCACTCCCGACGAGGTGATCAGTACGAGGCTGGACAGGTCCCAACGGCCGGGGCTGGCGTCGAGTGCCCGGATGATCGGCTTGGCGAAGGCATCACCGACGATCGTGAGGCCCCCCACGCCCTCGCGTTCGACCGTGTCCAGCAATTCGACCGCATCGAGATGGCGGTCCTGCAGGCACACCACCGAGCCTGCCTGGGTCAGGTAGATGTTGGCGGTGAACCAGCCGGTGCCGTGCATCAGCGGGCATGCGGGCAGGCCGGGAACCCCTGGCCCGGTGAGTGTGTCGATCGCCGCTGTCACGCCACCGACCGAGTCGGGGTCCTCCGCGAGCAGGGCGTTGCCGGTGGCGCAAGTGGCGCGGATCAGGTCGTCCTGGCGCCACATCACGCCCTTCGGCATGCCGGTCGTGCCGCCCGTGTAGATCATGAGGATGTCGTCACCCGAACGCCCCCACGGTGCTTCGGCGCGCTCGGCCGTGGGCGTGGTCGCCCCCTCGTAGGGGGTGGCCCAGTCGGGGCAGTCGCCGTACCCGTCATCGACCCACAACCAGTCGCGCACGCCGGGCACCCGGGAACGGACCGCCTCGACGCGTTCGGTGAATGCCGAGTGGAACACGACCGCCACTGCGTCCGCGTTGTCCCATAGGTAGGCCAACTCGTCGTCCAGGTAGCGGTAGTTGGTGTTGACCGGCACGAGGCCGGCCTTGTAACAGGCGAACGATGCTTCGACGTATTCGGGGCAGTTGTAGAGGTAGAGCGCGACCTTGTCCTGATGCTGGACTCCGCGGTCGAGCAGCCACGACGCGAGGCCGTTGGCCCGTGCATCCATCTCTGACCAGGTGATGTGGCGCTCACCCTGCACCAGCGCATCGGAATCGCCGAAGCGCGAGGCGATCTCCTCCCACAACTCAGCGAAGTTCCATCCCGGCATCGGTCCCCCTGGGTCCTACGGTCCGGCGAGCATAGGCAAACCCCGCCGTGGAGGTGGCCGTGATCGGTGTCGGGTACGTCACAGCACTGCACGGGTCGCGGCAATCCCGGCGCGCAGTAGGTTGCGCCGATGGATTTCGAACTACCACCCGATGGCGACCCGAGGCGAGTGGCGGTGCGCGAGTGGCTGGCCGAGCATCCTGACCCCTCCGACGCACAGGTGGCTGCGGCCGGCTACGTGGCACCCCACTGGCCCGAGCCCTATGGCCTCGACGCAGACCCGATAACACAGATCATCATCGACGAGGAGCTCAAGGCGGCGGGCGTGAAGCGTCCGTCGAACATCATCGGCATCGGCTGGGCGGGCCCCACGCTGCTCGAGGCGGGCACACCACAGCAACAGGAGCAGTACATCCCGCGGATCCTGAGCGCGCAGGACGTCTGGTGCCAGTTGTTCTCGGAGCCGGGCGCCGGCAGTGACCTGGCGGGACTGTCCACCAGCGCGGTGCGCGACGGCGACGAGTGGGTCGTCAACGGCCAGAAGATCTGGACGTCACTCGGCCACTTCGCCCGCTACGGCATCCTGATCGCCCGCACCGACCGCGACGTGGCGAAACACAGGGGCATCACCTACTTCGTGTGCCCGATGGACGCCGAGGGCATCGAGATCCGCCCGATCGTGGAGATGACGGGCGGACACACGTTCAATGAGGTGTTCTTCACCGATGTTCGGATCCCTCATGAGAATGTGGTCGGCGAGGTCAACGACGGCTGGCGGCTCGCGAAGGTGACCTTGGCCAACGAACGGGTGTCGCTCAGCGGTGGGGGAGCTCTCTGGGGCAACGGCCCAGCTGCATCGGACCTGCTCGAGCTGGTGCGCCAACAAGGCGGAGTCCTCGATCCGGTTATGCGCCAACGGCTCGCCGGGTTGCACATCGAGTCGGAGATCCTGCGTCTGATCCGGCTGCGCACGGTCACATCCGCCATAAAGGGAGAGCAGCCCGGGCCGGAGGCCTCGATCCGCAAGATCCTGGCCGACGAGCACGGCATGCGGATAATGGAGACCGCCAAGGACCTGGCCGGCGCATCCGGGCTTCTGACGGACGGCCGGCCACTGGGAGCAGATCCGGGGATCTGGCACTTCGGCTGGCTGTTCAGCCAGGCACTGACGGTCGGCGGGGGCACCGGTGATGTGCAGCGCAACATCGTGTCGGAGCGTGTGCTCGGGTTGCCGCACGATGTCGACGTGGAGGCCAACAAGACCTGGGCGGAGAGCCGGCGGGCGGCATCCGCAACAGCCTCCTGAACGGCCGACACCGTGCCCCTGGGGCCTTGGGCACACCCTCAGGACACCGCGGGTGCGGCCGTGGCTCCGAGTTCCTACCGTCGGACCCCCTCGGGTAGGTTTGTGCGCAATGGCTTCTGCATCCGACGCATCGTTCACGGCCCACGAGAAGGTCGTGGTCACCGAGGATCTGCCGGGCGTGCCCGCAGGCACCAGCGGCAAGGTCATGCTCCGCACCGGGCTCAGCTGGATCCGTTACCGGGTGCACTTCGACAACGGAGTCGAAGTGCCCTGGCTCGAGGCCGCCCAGCTCTGCCGGCTCAAGGAGTATGAACCGAGCGCCTGAGGGCGCAGAAGCACTGCCATCGCACCAGATCCGCGAACCCGGCTGATGGGGTCGCGCCGCCGGCTCGGCCGGCCACAGACCCAGGGGGCACCACGTGAAGCTCAGCATGCAGGTCGGCTATGCCGGAGGGTTCGCCGAGTCAGTCGAGAAGGTCAAGGCCCTCGAAGCCGCGGGCATGGACATCGTCTATGTGGCCGAGGCCTACGGCTACGACGCTCCCACCTTGATGGGCTATCTGGCGGCGGAAACCGAGACGATCCAGATCGCGTCCGGCATCCTGCCCGTCTACACCCGCACCCCCACCCTCATGGCGATGACTGCCGCAGGCCTGGATGACATCTCCGGTGGCCGGGCGATCCTCGGGCTCGGGGCATCGGGTCCGCAGGTCATCGAGGGCTTCCACGGCATTCCGTACAAGGCCCCCATCGGCCACACTCGCGAGGTCATCGACATCTGCCGTCGGGTGTGGGCCCGAGAAGAGCCCCTCGACTTCGACGGCAAGTACTACACGATGCCGTTGCCTTCGGATCAGGGAACGGGCCTCGGCAAGCCGCTGAAGATCATCACCCACCCGGTCAGGCCTCGGATCCCGATCCATGTGGCATCGCTCGGGCCGAAGAACGTGCAGATGACCGCGGAACTGGCCGATGGCTGGCTGCCGATCCTGTACCACCCCGGCAAGGCGCATGACGTCTGGGGCGACGACCTCGAGATCGGACTCGCCAAGCGGTCCGGCGACCTCGGCGAGATGGACGTGATCGCCGGTGGCCTGCTCGCGGTCGGCGCCGAAGAGGAGGTCGCCCCGATCCGGCAGTTCTCCGCCGGCATGATCGCCCTCTACGTGGGCGGCATGGGCGCCCGCGAGAAGAACTTCTACAACCAGTTGTTCCAGCGCTACGGCTACGGTGCCGAGGCCAAGGAGATCCAGGACCTCTACCTGGACGGCAAGAAGAAGGAGGCGGCACAGGCTGTGCCGCAGTCATTCCTCGAGGAGACGTCGCTGTGTGGCGACGAGGCCTATCTGGCAGACCGCATCGCCCAGTACCGCGAAGCGGGCGTGACGGTGCTCAACGTCGAGGTGATCTCCCGTGACCTGCCATCGGCACAGAAGATGGTGTCCACGGTCAAGGAACTGATGGGCTGAGCGGCTGGCCGGCCGACGCGCTGGCCGCACAGCCAACCTCACAGCGACGCACTGCGCCAGGACGTCCGCACGCGAACGGGCCCCCGCCTCGACGGGGGCCCGTTCGCTGATGCGTTTCCTGTTGCCGCTACGGGGCCGTGGTGGTCGTTGTCGGAGTCGTGGTCGTGGTGGTGGTGGTCGGTGCCGTCGTGGTGGTTGTGGGCGCCGTGGTGGTCGTTGTCGGAGCCGTCGTCGTGGTGGTGGGGGGTGCGGTGGTGGTTGTGGAACCACCTTCGACGATGGGCTCGAGAATCGGCATCGCACGGCTGACCGAGCAGTCCGAGTTGAGGTCGTCGTGGCTCAGCGAGACCATGCCGCCGCCGCTCGGGGCAACTGCGATGCCGCCGTAGGTGGCGCTGGAAGGTCCGACGGTCCCGAACGGCGCCGGGGATCCCTCGACCACACCGAGGGTGACGAAGTCATCCTGGATCGGATTGGTGTTCATCGAGTCGGTGATGCTGATCACGCCGAAGTGCAGCGGGATGACCATCGGGCTCACAGAAGCGTGCTTGATGGAGATGTTGTTGGTGCCGGTGCCCTCGAAGTAGAGCTCGGACCCGAGACCGTTGGCGTTCTTGCAGAAGGCGAACGAGCCGTCGATGATCGCCCCGGTGGTGAGGGGCTGACCCTTGCGGTCCAGCCCGGCCAGGGTGAAGTTGGAGTCTTCGGGAATCGTGGTGGTCGGCGCAGTGGTGGTGGTCGGGCTTCCCGCCCCTGAGGGCGCGGACAGAGCCACGAGTGCAATCGGAACCACGGCGAGCGCCGTGAGCGCCCTGCGTACGAGTCGGTTTCGATGGGTTGAACGGTTTCCCGCCATCACGCCCCCAGGTTGGTGGCCAATTGGCCCTCTCACAGCTCTTGCTACGGTAGCAGAACGGGTCGTGAACACACCAGAGCCCGGGCCCCCACGGGAGTTATTGCCCAAGGGGCCACAGGGTTCTGCCCGAGCGGGGCCCGGGCTGGACCAGCGGCGCATCACGCCTTGGGCGCACCCGGGGCTGAACCCGGTTCAGGGTGGCGCTCAGCGAATGGCGGCCAAGGCCTCCTCGGCCTCGGCCACCACCGACTCCACAACGTCTCCTGCGGGAGTGAGCGAGTCGATCGCACCGACGGCCTGGCCTGCCGGCATGAACTCCCTCTCCGGGTCCACCCCCACCGTGTCGGCATCGCCGCCAAGGTGGTTGACGCCCTCGTTCATCGCCTTGATGAACTGGGCGGGGAACGGCTCCGGCTTTGCGCCGGACCGCTCGAAGTCGTCTGCGTAACCGGTGGTGAGCACGCGGCAGGTCTTGCCCGTGTACGCCCTGGTCACGATCGTGGCGGTCTCGTCGGCCTCGACGATGCGCTCCTTGAAGCCGTTGACGGTCCGTGCTTCCGGCGTGGCGATGAACCGGGTGCCCATCCAGACGCCGGCAGCTCCGAGCATCAGCGATGCGGCGAGCCCCCGGCCGTCGAAGATCCCTCCGGCGGCGACGACGGGCACCTCTGTGCCAACCGCATCCACCACCAGGGGAACGAGCGGCATCGTGGCGATCCGCCCCGTATGGCCGCCGGCCTCGGTGCCCTGGGCCACCACGATGTCGCAACCTGCCTCCACCGCGTCGACGGCGTGGTGCACCTTGCCGCACATGTTCACCACCAGCACGTTCTGCTCGTGGCACTGGTCGACGACCTCCCTTGGCACGCCGAGCCCGGCCACGAACACCGAGGCGCCGCCATCGACGATGGCCTGCACGTTGGCCGGCATGTCCTGTGGCGCCGCAGTCAGCAGGTCCACGCCGAAGGGCTTGTCCGTCAGTTCGCGTACGGCCTCGATCTCGCGGACCATGACGTCGTAGGACATTGTCGATGCCCCGAGGCAGCCGAACCCCCCTGCTTCGGAAACGGCGGCGGTCACGGCGTGGTACGAAACCCCGCCCATGCCGGCGAGCATCACGGGGTGTTCGACACCCAGCATCTCGGTCAGTGCAGTCTGCAT
Coding sequences within it:
- a CDS encoding acyltransferase produces the protein MSTAKAPFVSQAPKLGLVTSMDGIRGIGVTMLIVGHALFAYVESWVTVIDGFFVLSGFLITTLLIQEHRSTGTIGLRAFYWRRGLRLFPSVWLFVAVWLVIGIGISVARAVGAPIPDEIPGLTDILADGAAAVGYVYHLFFPNGLYVIDPTAQNDRTMWHLWTLGMEEWFYLGIAGTVLVCVKKDWMKQLGVVLGVVFVGIAIARWFAYTGFFQDDENMIAGVRMFFLQRPDSLMLGVLVAIINAYVPERTTDRHARWLMWMGTFGLALWILMLNTSSGAVQKLGGPYFEYLPAGPEEFNRPDMLATTYWFRFGHTLGALGFALCLFCLARYRHWWVSKAWSMNWMQWMGQRSYTIYIWHALPFLVIMGLTGGEDAPLSMQLLRLPFMAAATILISVLVYNKVEMRVMKSKLRFTGDKLSKTAVLAAQADLRKAEPQDFSDDAGDGTSDPEVGQSSKADEVVDIRPDDGETVDASSGDNPQG
- a CDS encoding SDR family oxidoreductase; its protein translation is MSDLGFEGQVAIVTGAGGGLGKSHALELARRGARVVVNDLGGAVDGSGGSDSAAQKVVDEIEAAGGEAVADHNSVATPEGGKAVVQTALDAYDTIDIVINNAGILRDKTFHNMTPELLEPVIAVHLLGAFYVTQPAWGIMRDKGYGRVVNTSSNSGLLGNFGQANYGAAKLGLVGFTRVLANEGKAKGIRVNAIAPVAKTRMTEDLLGPLGDKLEPSEVTPTVVYLAHEDCPVNGEVYSVAGGVVARYFIGLTPGWYSEGHSVEDVRDNFEQIRDETGYIVPEDPSGELKKLLETLS
- a CDS encoding acyl-CoA synthetase is translated as MPGWNFAELWEEIASRFGDSDALVQGERHITWSEMDARANGLASWLLDRGVQHQDKVALYLYNCPEYVEASFACYKAGLVPVNTNYRYLDDELAYLWDNADAVAVVFHSAFTERVEAVRSRVPGVRDWLWVDDGYGDCPDWATPYEGATTPTAERAEAPWGRSGDDILMIYTGGTTGMPKGVMWRQDDLIRATCATGNALLAEDPDSVGGVTAAIDTLTGPGVPGLPACPLMHGTGWFTANIYLTQAGSVVCLQDRHLDAVELLDTVEREGVGGLTIVGDAFAKPIIRALDASPGRWDLSSLVLITSSGVMWSEGAKKGLLEHHPTMLLIDSFSSSEALGMGQSISAAGAEEKTAHFALGSNAAVFDEDGNPVEAGSGVKGRVAVPGHVPIGYYKDPDKSAATFIEHDGVRYSMPGDYATVEADGSITLLGRGSVCINTGGEKVFPEEVEEALKVHESVADAVVVGVPDEKFGEAITAVVEPADGDIDPGALISHVKDHLAHYKAPKTVLTIDTIGRAPNAKVDYKRMKAYALDSLGIDAD
- a CDS encoding acyl-CoA dehydrogenase, with the protein product MDFELPPDGDPRRVAVREWLAEHPDPSDAQVAAAGYVAPHWPEPYGLDADPITQIIIDEELKAAGVKRPSNIIGIGWAGPTLLEAGTPQQQEQYIPRILSAQDVWCQLFSEPGAGSDLAGLSTSAVRDGDEWVVNGQKIWTSLGHFARYGILIARTDRDVAKHRGITYFVCPMDAEGIEIRPIVEMTGGHTFNEVFFTDVRIPHENVVGEVNDGWRLAKVTLANERVSLSGGGALWGNGPAASDLLELVRQQGGVLDPVMRQRLAGLHIESEILRLIRLRTVTSAIKGEQPGPEASIRKILADEHGMRIMETAKDLAGASGLLTDGRPLGADPGIWHFGWLFSQALTVGGGTGDVQRNIVSERVLGLPHDVDVEANKTWAESRRAASATAS
- a CDS encoding LLM class F420-dependent oxidoreductase; this translates as MKLSMQVGYAGGFAESVEKVKALEAAGMDIVYVAEAYGYDAPTLMGYLAAETETIQIASGILPVYTRTPTLMAMTAAGLDDISGGRAILGLGASGPQVIEGFHGIPYKAPIGHTREVIDICRRVWAREEPLDFDGKYYTMPLPSDQGTGLGKPLKIITHPVRPRIPIHVASLGPKNVQMTAELADGWLPILYHPGKAHDVWGDDLEIGLAKRSGDLGEMDVIAGGLLAVGAEEEVAPIRQFSAGMIALYVGGMGAREKNFYNQLFQRYGYGAEAKEIQDLYLDGKKKEAAQAVPQSFLEETSLCGDEAYLADRIAQYREAGVTVLNVEVISRDLPSAQKMVSTVKELMG
- a CDS encoding nitronate monooxygenase — encoded protein: MQTALTEMLGVEHPVMLAGMGGVSYHAVTAAVSEAGGFGCLGASTMSYDVMVREIEAVRELTDKPFGVDLLTAAPQDMPANVQAIVDGGASVFVAGLGVPREVVDQCHEQNVLVVNMCGKVHHAVDAVEAGCDIVVAQGTEAGGHTGRIATMPLVPLVVDAVGTEVPVVAAGGIFDGRGLAASLMLGAAGVWMGTRFIATPEARTVNGFKERIVEADETATIVTRAYTGKTCRVLTTGYADDFERSGAKPEPFPAQFIKAMNEGVNHLGGDADTVGVDPEREFMPAGQAVGAIDSLTPAGDVVESVVAEAEEALAAIR